Proteins encoded by one window of Glycine soja cultivar W05 chromosome 15, ASM419377v2, whole genome shotgun sequence:
- the LOC114388410 gene encoding uncharacterized protein LOC114388410 isoform X2, whose protein sequence is MALYSFFSPSLLYPPSHIPRRLFCPKASLSSSSPESKASQSVSSATSTTTSPTPSVESRPPDPAFNYALTNPNGNPIVRIVRATESSIERGCIYIIDAYKVYWSSCVKGVHTGQMVLRLVEAIDVYLAGTVMLIFGMGLYGLFISNVPPDVPPTVDRALKGSSLFGMFAMKERPKWMKICSLDELKTKVGHVIVMILLVKMFERSKMVTIVTGLDLLCYSICIFLSSASLYILHNLHKSD, encoded by the exons ATGGctctctactccttcttctctccctctcttttATACCCTCCCTCACATATTCCCCGTCGACTTTTTTGTCCCAAGGCTTCCTTAAGCTCTTCCTCCCCTGAATCCAAAGCATCGCAGAGTGTTTCTTCTGCAACTTCCACCACCACTTCCCCTACCCCTTCGGTTGAGTCTAGGCCACCTGACCCCGCCTTCAACTATGCACTCACCAACCCTAACGGCAACCCAATCGTAAGGATTGTTCGAGCCACCGAGTCTTCCATTGAAAGG GGTTGTATTTATATTATTGATGCATACAAAGTCTATTGGTCAAGCTGTGTCAAAGGAGTTCACACTGGACAAATGGTTCTGCGGTTGGTTGAAGCAATTG ATGTTTATCTTGCTGGTACAGTTATGTTGATTTTTGGTATGGGCTTATATGGATTGTTCATAAGCAATGTACCTCCTGATGTTCCACCTACCGTAGACCGTGCCCTTAAAGGATCCTCTTTGTTTGGAATGTTTGCTATGAAG GAGAGGCCTAAATGGATGAAAATATGCTCGCTTGATGAATTGAAGACTAAGGTGGGACATGTTATTGTCATGATTCTCCTGGTAAAGATGTTTGAGAGGAGCAAAATGGTTACAATTGTCACGGGATTGGATTTACTATGTTAttcaatttgtatttttttatcatccgCATCTTTGTATATCCTCCATAACCTACATAAGTCAGACTag
- the LOC114388410 gene encoding uncharacterized protein LOC114388410 isoform X1 produces the protein MALYSFFSPSLLYPPSHIPRRLFCPKASLSSSSPESKASQSVSSATSTTTSPTPSVESRPPDPAFNYALTNPNGNPIVRIVRATESSIERVIFDFRFLALLAVGGSLAGSLLCFLNGCIYIIDAYKVYWSSCVKGVHTGQMVLRLVEAIDVYLAGTVMLIFGMGLYGLFISNVPPDVPPTVDRALKGSSLFGMFAMKERPKWMKICSLDELKTKVGHVIVMILLVKMFERSKMVTIVTGLDLLCYSICIFLSSASLYILHNLHKSD, from the exons ATGGctctctactccttcttctctccctctcttttATACCCTCCCTCACATATTCCCCGTCGACTTTTTTGTCCCAAGGCTTCCTTAAGCTCTTCCTCCCCTGAATCCAAAGCATCGCAGAGTGTTTCTTCTGCAACTTCCACCACCACTTCCCCTACCCCTTCGGTTGAGTCTAGGCCACCTGACCCCGCCTTCAACTATGCACTCACCAACCCTAACGGCAACCCAATCGTAAGGATTGTTCGAGCCACCGAGTCTTCCATTGAAAGG GTCATTTTTGATTTCCGCTTCTTGGCATTACTTGCTGTTGGAGGGTCCTTGGCAGGGTCACTCTTGTGCTTTCTAAAT GGTTGTATTTATATTATTGATGCATACAAAGTCTATTGGTCAAGCTGTGTCAAAGGAGTTCACACTGGACAAATGGTTCTGCGGTTGGTTGAAGCAATTG ATGTTTATCTTGCTGGTACAGTTATGTTGATTTTTGGTATGGGCTTATATGGATTGTTCATAAGCAATGTACCTCCTGATGTTCCACCTACCGTAGACCGTGCCCTTAAAGGATCCTCTTTGTTTGGAATGTTTGCTATGAAG GAGAGGCCTAAATGGATGAAAATATGCTCGCTTGATGAATTGAAGACTAAGGTGGGACATGTTATTGTCATGATTCTCCTGGTAAAGATGTTTGAGAGGAGCAAAATGGTTACAATTGTCACGGGATTGGATTTACTATGTTAttcaatttgtatttttttatcatccgCATCTTTGTATATCCTCCATAACCTACATAAGTCAGACTag